Below is a genomic region from Prolixibacteraceae bacterium.
TGAGCCAACAGCCTTGTGGCAGCAATCTGTTTACTATTGGATGCTTTTTGTAACCAAACGACAGCCTTTTCAATATGGATAATATAATCTGTTCCGAGATAACTTTTTCCTAACAAATATTGGTATTCTACATTACCTTCCACTGCACCCTCATAAATTTGATCAAGGCTAGGAGAGAGGCTACTGAATTTGGTCGCATTAGGATACAAAGTTAGAAATAATTGAGACTTGATATTGCCTTTGCGTGCCTCCGATTGAAGAATTCCATAACCTTCTTTTATCTCCATCTCTTCATAAAGGAGTGTCATCGCTCGATCAAACTTATGCTCCGTGGTATAAGTTTCCTTTGGAGTTGACTTGGTTTCTTTTACTTCATCTACTTTGTTTGAAGATAAATCGTCAATCGTTTTACTGGTTGCTGTCGATATATCATCAAAAATACGATTGGCTTCCTTAGCCACTTTGTTGGCCGTAGTATCCACAACAGGGCCTATATCTTTGATGACCTTATCTGCTTTTGTTGTGATCACTTTCACTGCGTTTTCTACATTGGAGGTCACCTTTCCTACCGCTTGTTGTGCCTTTGAAGGGAAATCATATTTCGTTTCTTCTATTGGCTTTCCTTTCTTTTTTGAAGTGCTGTCTGCCAACGCATAACTGTTTGTGATTAGAGGTAGGTTTGAAGAAAAATCATAAGTCGAGATGGTGTGTTTCGAAGTGGTGAAAGTGTCTGATTTCGTGTTTCCCTGTGATGTCAAAATACAAGATAACACTATTCCTGTCACACATAAAAGAGTCCTAAAAGTAGAAGTCCATATCATAGGTTTCAAATGCTTTTTATGTTAATAGTATAGTTGTTCAAAACAGCCCAGTAAAATAATAATTGGCCATTTTTAGTTTGTCTTTATGATAAGAACGAAATTATAAAAATCAACCATGAGTTAAAAGAAGAAACGAAAAAATATGCTAATATATATTGACTGGGGGATCTCACATTTCAAAATAGTACTTAATTATTATGATCCCTATACTTTAGTTTTGTCAATTCAATGGGAAATTATTGTGCTTTTTCTCCTTTTAATAAGGACTATTTCATGTCATTAATCTCAAATTACATTATTTCATGATTCGATTGGTATTAAATAAGAGATTTTTAAGGGCACCACTTTTGAGCCTATTTGTCTTTTGGCTAAGTAAGTCGGTATGTGTTATTATAAAGTGTTTCAAATGAAGACTGTGTTTATGATCTTTTGTGTGTTTTGTAGATTGTTTACTAAAGCATATTATAAGGAATGAATTTTCATTGACAATATTTTGTCTTGTAATTATATTGTAAATTGTTCTTGTTTTGATCGATGGGATGATGAGAATCATTGTTCTCTTGTGAAATAGCAAGAATGGATAAGTTGGTGCAATTTGACATGTATTATCTTTGACAAAAGAGTAATATAAATGCTAAATTAGATCAAATATAATTGAGACAAAAGGCAGGAAATGAAAAAAGTAACAAACGATAGATATCATGAGTCACTCAATCAGGTAGTAGACTATATTCAACTTCATATAAGTGAAAATATAGACTTAAAGACATTGGCGGAAGTGGCACATATCTCGGAGTATCACTTTCATCGAATTTTTAAGGCATATATTGGAGAGTCGTTGGGAGCCTATCTCCATCGTATACGTTTAGAGAGTGCTGCGAGTAAATTGCGGATTACCGATCAGAGTCTGACTGAGATTGCGGAAAAAGTTGGATATAACAATCAGCAGGCTTTGTCTAAGGCTTTTAAGAAACATTTTGGGATCACACCATCTGCTTTTCGTAATTTAGAATCTTATTTTGACTCTAAAAGGAAGCCCCGAAAGGATAGGCTGGGGTTGCACCCTGAAATCCGTTATGAAGAGGATAAGTTGTTGGCATACATTCGTATCATTTCGAAGTATGGTTCGCATAAGGCTTATGATGAAGCCTGGGAACGTTTGGGTAAATTTGTTTCTGAGCATCGTCTTTTTAATGGACAGACCGAAGCCATTGGTTTGAGTTTTGATGACCCTAATATTACGCAAAATGAGAAGTGTCGATTTTATGCTTGTTACTCTATTGAAGCACCAGTAGAAGGGGATGGCGAGATTGGAACCTTGACTTTAAAAGGTGGTCAATTTGCGGTCTTTACATTGCGTGGGTCCTACTCGCAGTTGGGACAGATGTATGATGATATTTATTATGGATGGTTGCAAGAGAGCGAGGTGCGGTTACGTAATCGTATGTCTTATGAAAAGTATCTAAACGATCCTAGTGAAGTAAACAAAGAAGATATTCTTACTGAGATTTATATACCTATCAAATAATCATATGAAAAATAAGTTTTGTCAAAGTTGCCATATGCCGATGGCAAAAGATCCTCAAGGTGGAGGAACAGAAGTGGGGAATGAGAGAAGTGAAAAATATTGTAGCTATTGTTATCAAGAGGGACAATTTACTTTTGAAGACAGACTAGATGGGTTTGTCGATCATACGGTAGATGCAATGGTCGCAGCTGGTAAATGGCGTTGGTGGTCGAAATTGCTGATGAATAAGAGGAGTTTAATGAAGTTGGAACGATGGAAAGATGCATAGGTTATGGCCGATTTTATACTACTGAGTAAAGAAAATATCGACAAGGAGCATATTTGTTGTGCGATCTCTGATAAGAAATGCAAAGAGAGCTATGAGTTGAAAAAATCATGGTTAAAGAAAGAGTTGGATAATGGATATGTCTTCAGACGTATCGATGCTAGAGCAAAAGTTTTTATAGAGTATGGACCAGCAGAGAAGGCATGGTTGCCAATTGATGCACCTAATTATATCAATATCAACTGTTTTTGGGTTTCAGGAAGGTATAAAGGACATGGGAATGCAAGAAAATTATTGCAATATGCTATTGATGATGCAAAAGCCCAGGGAAAATTAGGGTTGGTGACGGTGGTGGGAACCAAGAAATTTCATTTTATGAGTGATACAAAATGGTTATTACGACAAGGTTTTGAGGTATTCGAGAAACTTTCTTATGGGTTTAGTCTGTTGGTGTTAAAGTTTGATAAAAGTGGGACAAACCCTACTTTTAAGCAGAGTGTGCAAAGTGGAATGTGTCCTTTAGATGATGGAATTACAGTTTATTATACCAATCGTTGTCCTTTCTCAGAATATCATGTCTCCACATCACTAGTGGAAACTACAAAGAGAAGAAAGATACCGCTTCATATAAGAAAACTAGAGACTTTATCAGAGGCACAAGAAGCACCTACACCTGCAACTATCTTTAGCTTGTTTTATAATGGTCAGTTTGTGACCACTGACATAAGCATCTGTATGGATCGTCGGTTTGATATGTTAATGGACAAATTCATTGCTGCAAAGAAAAAATGATATCTCATTCAATTAATTTTCCAGTGAAGCTCTCTTGAATATAAGGTTGCATAGACAAATGATATAAGTAGACTCAAATTTATTGTTTCCATCTGTTTGCTATATCTCTAAATATATCATTATTAAAGACGTATTGAATTAAGAATATCAATTTATGTAGAATTATAGTACAAGTACTATATTTTAGGTTACAGGTAGTTTGATTTTAACCTGTTAGATAAGTCTATTTAGGTGTTACAGATATGAAAAAAGACTGCCTTTAAAAGACAGTCTTTTTGTTGAGCCGAATATCAGATTCGAACTGATGACCCCGAGATTACAAATCACGTGCTCTGGCCAACTGAGCTAATTCGGCATGTGGGCGAGCTAACTACATCGCACTGCTACAACCACCTATCCTTGCTGCCTTCCGACCCTGGGGAGTTTCAGTAGGAGCATGTCGTGTAGCACTCACCCGGGGAACAAAAGTAATACCTCTGATGATATTTACAAATAATTCCATGAAAAAAATAAATGTTTTTCATGGAGATTTATAGAGAGATGATCTTTATTGTTGATAATCAGATTGTTTTTGATTCTGGGCTTAATAGTCATAAATAAACACTTTGTGTTTTATGTTGAGTTTTAAAATATAGTATTCAATATCTTCATTGTTTCCGGTATGGCTATTGAACTGTTGGGAGTTTATGTGTGTACTTATATCTTACTGTTTCTAGAGTGTTAATTTTTATTGTTTGTATAATAATGATATGATTTACAGTCTAGTTTGTTTGTAGATTTAGAGCCTTCGTTGTTTTTGATATTATCGTTATGTTATTTTAATAAAAGACTTGTTTAGATTGTTTTGTGTGTTAATTTTTATTATATTTGTTTTATCCCTCAAATGAGAAACATCTTGATTGCTTTTTCTTTACTTTCCTATATAAATTTTTTGTTTCTTGTTTGAGGGTTTTTTAATAAAACTTTTCTTCTCTCTTTGTTGTTCTTAAGGTAATATTTCTTCATTAAATACCTTGTATTATGACGCACTCATATCTTTCTGAATTTGGAATTGGTAGCACAACGACGATTGTTCATCAACCTACATATGACGAATTGTTTATATTAGAGTGTGATCCTGCATTAGATGAACAAGAACGAGGTGTGGTAACTTCATTGGGTGCGGTTAGTGTGGATACAGGTGTTTTTACTGGTCGAACGCCTAAAGACAAGTATATATTAATGGATCATCATACT
It encodes:
- a CDS encoding AraC family transcriptional regulator produces the protein MKKVTNDRYHESLNQVVDYIQLHISENIDLKTLAEVAHISEYHFHRIFKAYIGESLGAYLHRIRLESAASKLRITDQSLTEIAEKVGYNNQQALSKAFKKHFGITPSAFRNLESYFDSKRKPRKDRLGLHPEIRYEEDKLLAYIRIISKYGSHKAYDEAWERLGKFVSEHRLFNGQTEAIGLSFDDPNITQNEKCRFYACYSIEAPVEGDGEIGTLTLKGGQFAVFTLRGSYSQLGQMYDDIYYGWLQESEVRLRNRMSYEKYLNDPSEVNKEDILTEIYIPIK
- a CDS encoding zinc ribbon domain-containing protein, translated to MKNKFCQSCHMPMAKDPQGGGTEVGNERSEKYCSYCYQEGQFTFEDRLDGFVDHTVDAMVAAGKWRWWSKLLMNKRSLMKLERWKDA
- a CDS encoding YoaP domain-containing protein — its product is MADFILLSKENIDKEHICCAISDKKCKESYELKKSWLKKELDNGYVFRRIDARAKVFIEYGPAEKAWLPIDAPNYININCFWVSGRYKGHGNARKLLQYAIDDAKAQGKLGLVTVVGTKKFHFMSDTKWLLRQGFEVFEKLSYGFSLLVLKFDKSGTNPTFKQSVQSGMCPLDDGITVYYTNRCPFSEYHVSTSLVETTKRRKIPLHIRKLETLSEAQEAPTPATIFSLFYNGQFVTTDISICMDRRFDMLMDKFIAAKKK